GCAGCGTCCCGACCGCCAGCCCCAACTGAGTACCGCAGCCCAGTCCGACATGATCGCGCAGCATGCCCCGCGTCGCCAGTCGTACCGCCGGAAGATCAAGGTCGGTCGACTGCTGCCACAACCGGGCGAATGCCTCGATGCGGTCGGCCAGAGGGCCTGTGGCTGTGAACTGTTCAGCCTGGCTTGCATGAACTTCCAAACCTGGCCGATCGATCATCACGCCCACACCGCCGAACGAAGCGTCATCCGAATCAAACGCCAGCAGGCCAAAATGAAGGCGCGCCCCCACGGTCAACTTCGCGACCAGCGAAGAAGAGGGGCCGTCCAGGGGTGATGGCTTGAAGAGAGGCATTCCAGCAGTTTACCGAACTTCCAGCCTCAGGACGATTCCCTGGCGGCAATTCGCCGCTCTTGGATCGTTGTCCGCAGGAATTCCCAGGCGCGGACTTCCGCATCCCCCCCAGTTTTCTCGACCCATGGCATCATCGTGGCAATCGCCTGATCGATCTCTACTGCCGAAAGAATGTGGACGCGGGTTGTTAATATGGCCAGTTCCAGCACAGCATGCTTTGCGCGGTTCAAGCCAAAGAAGTCCCGGATGTGCCCTTGCCGTACAACACGGCAGTTCAATGCGGCCCGCTCTCCTGACGTATCGATCTGGTCCGCTTCCAACCGATACCAACGGCAACAGCCAGCCAGAACGTGATAGCCAGCTTCACAGTCCGCCAGAAAAGCAGGAGGCTGATGCAAATCTCCCACGGCTGCTTGAGCGATCATTTCGACATCGTCGGTAACATGAAACGTTGCCTGACGTGTTCGTAGCAGGTTCTCGTACGTTCGTGAACCAGGAAAAGGCCGCAGTAGAAACCGCGTGAACTGATCGTCGACGCAAGGCCCCATCGGAGCGACGTTCACCGTACCATCGGCATTCTGTGTCGTGAGCATTCCCTCAACAATGCGCAACCTTGGATCACTCACAATTCCTGACTCCAATATACGTCACCTTCGGCAAACGCTGCTCCGCCTGGGATCGCAATCTTGGGCATCGCCACGTTGACCTTGGGTGGCGACGCCAGGCCAGCCATCTGCAAGAAGTTGGCCAGCAAGGCATAGCCGTGCTCTGTCAGTACCGACTCCGGATGGAACTGCACTCCCACCACCGGCAGCGATGGGTGCGAGACCGCCATAATGGTTCCATCTTCGGTCTGGGCATCGATTCGCAGGCATGCCGGAAGCGATTCCTTCTCTGCGATCAGCGAGTGATACCTGCCGACTTGCATCGGGGAAGGAAGCTCGCGAAAGACGCCCGTTCCGTCATGCGTGATTTGCGAGGCCTGGCCGTGCATCGGCCGATTCGATCGGACGACCCGACCACCCAGCGCTTCGACAATCGCCTGATGCCCCAGGCACACACCTAAGATGGGAATTTCACTCTGCAGTTGGCGAACGACATCCATACAAATGCCAGACTCGGTCGGCGTGCATGGCCCCGGGGAAAGGACGATCGCGACCGGTCGAATCTGCTTGATTTCTTCGACGGAAATGGCATCGTTACGGCGCACGACAGTCTCTTGCCCCAACTGGCGAAAATACCGCGCCAGGTTGTGCACAAAGCTATCGTAGTTGTCGATGACCAATATCATTCGTCGAGCACCGCGTGGAGAAGTCCCAATGCTTTATGCCACGTTTCCTCGTACTCCCGCAAGGGGTCCGAGTCGGCCACAATTCCTCCCCCGACAGGAAACTGCCACCAGCCTGCCGAGGCGATTACCGTTCTTATGAGAATATTCCAGTCGATCGAACCATCGAACCCGATATACCCCAACGAGCCGCAGTACGGTCCACGAGCCGTTGGCTCAAGTTCCGAAATGATCTCCATCGCCCGAATCTTCGGCGCACCGGTAATCGAGCCGCCTGGGAAGATCGATTCGAGGATCTCTCGAACTCCCACTCCATCCTCCAACTCACCCACGATGATCGATACCAGGTGCTGCACCGTCTGGTAGGTTTCCAGTCCGCAGAGACTCGTCACTTCGACGCTCTCCGGCCGACAAATCCGTGATAGATCATTCCGCAGCAGATCGACGATCATCACGTTCTCAGCGCGATCCTTCTTACTGCGGATCAATTCGTCGGCCCAAAACATATCGAGTTCCGGCCGACCGCTACGACGTCGCGTTCCCTTGATCGGCCGAGACTCGATCGTACGATCTCGTACCGAAATGAATCGCTCAGGCGACGCCGACACAATCTGTCCCGCGCCGAAATCATAGTAGCCAGCAAAAGGGGCCGGGTTCTTTTCACGCAGTTTCAAATAGAGCAGGGGGGACGACGTCTTCGCTTCCAGGATCAACCGCTGAGCCAGGTTCACTTGAAAGATGTCACCGGAGTGGATGTACTCGACCGACTTTCGCACCGCTTCCAGATAGTCATCTTTCGGGAAGTTGCTCATCACATCAGGGAACTCTGGGCAAGCGTAGCAGGAAGCCAGATCGTTTGCGGGAATAACTCTCCCCGGTTTCGCCGGTTCCAGGCGAGGGGCTTCACAGTCAAACATCCCCAAGACTTCATCCGCTTTGGCCTTAGCCCGGGATTGTCGCTTTTCCAGATCGACTTCAGGGAAGCCCGTGGAAAACAACCACCCCTTTCCCTGCACGTGATCCCATGCAGCTACCCAGTCATAAATGCCAAACGAGAGCAAGGGGAGATGAAACTCGTTGAACCTGGTCTCCGGGACCTTTTCAAATGCCCGGTTCAGGTCGTACGAAAAGTAGCCTGCGGCTCCTCCTTGAAATGGCGGAAGTTCCGCCACATTATCCAGGCGAAACGATTTCTCCAGCTCGGACAATCTCGCCAGGGCGGCTTCCATCTGAAGCGGACCGGCCTGGATAACTTCGATCGGGTCGGCCATCAGGAAGCTGTATCGCCCGAGCGTATCCCCCTGCCGAGCACTGTCGAGCCAGAGCACATGGGGCAAATTCGCCAGACGCTCAAAGACGCCTTCAGGCCGGAATCGCTCGTCCATCTCAGTCACCAGCGGAGTTCCCAAGGTTGGGCTACGATGCATCATCAGCCTCCGTTGCCTTGGCATCCTTGCGATGATCCTTATGCAGGTTAATCCGGTGCGACTCTTCTGCGTGCGTCAGGTAGCCCCAATCGAGTGCTTCGTCCTGCCGGTATTGCTTGCCCAAATGCATGGCCGTCATCGCCTTGCAAAGTTCGAATCCCAGATAGAACGCGTGCGACGGGTTCAAATTGGTCGGGCTGGTCGCTTCGAGCTTCTCGAATAGCGAGAACGGGTCGTCATCCTGCAAATGCAGATCACTACAAATCATGTGCAACATCTGCTGCGCGACGAACAGTCGGTAGTTCTTGTCCTTGAGCTGCTGTGGCAACAGTGCAAGCTCTTCGGGAGATGGCTCGCTCACTTTCGGATCACGAAGCGTTACCAACTTGGGCTCGATCCGCTTGGGAAGCGTTCGATGCTCGATCGCGTAACGCATCAACCGCCGAGCCAGGTCGCATTCCCGAACGCTCGTCCGGGCCCAGTTGATGACCTGGGTGGTCAGCACGCTGCGAATCCCCAGTTCCTGACAAACTCCCAGCAGCATCACGTTGATGCCGGCCGAGTCGGCGTCGGTCAGTTCCGTGAGGTTACCGATCCCCATCATCATCTCGGCATCGGGATAGCGCCGGCGCGTTTCGTAGTAGCGGACGATACTTTCGGTAAAGCCAAACGAGATCGGTTCGAGAATCGGATCGAGTCGAAAGGGAACGCTCTTGCCAACCAGATAGTTGATCGTTTCGTCGAATCCCTTCAGCGATTTCGGATCGTCCGGAATCACCACGACCTCGCAGCCCCAATCGGCCGCATACTCGCGGTTGCTCGAATTGACCGACAGCACCAGGCTAGCCCCCGCCTTTACTGCTGGAGCGATCTCACCTGGATTGAGACTATCGACCGAAACCTGCAGGCCTTCGTCGCATAGGGCTTTCACGCAATCAGCGACGCCAGTCCATATACTGCCAGGATCGCAGCCCACATCAATGCGGTCGGCACCTGCAGCACGAAGTTCAATACCTTCCGCTACAATCTCTGCCAAATTGAAGCTTGGCGCGTGATTGATTTCGGCGATGATCTCGATATCGTACTCGCCGTAGTCATCGGCCAGGG
Above is a genomic segment from Blastopirellula marina containing:
- a CDS encoding DUF6513 domain-containing protein gives rise to the protein MPQPHIHFVTGKLAESSLRNVLAQLAPKAGFDYSVQVLNITVAALMTADWIARRIQVPPEATQVMVTGYCRGDLKLIEGVAMVPVQLGPKDLRQLPDWFDQPALADDYGEYDIEIIAEINHAPSFNLAEIVAEGIELRAAGADRIDVGCDPGSIWTGVADCVKALCDEGLQVSVDSLNPGEIAPAVKAGASLVLSVNSSNREYAADWGCEVVVIPDDPKSLKGFDETINYLVGKSVPFRLDPILEPISFGFTESIVRYYETRRRYPDAEMMMGIGNLTELTDADSAGINVMLLGVCQELGIRSVLTTQVINWARTSVRECDLARRLMRYAIEHRTLPKRIEPKLVTLRDPKVSEPSPEELALLPQQLKDKNYRLFVAQQMLHMICSDLHLQDDDPFSLFEKLEATSPTNLNPSHAFYLGFELCKAMTAMHLGKQYRQDEALDWGYLTHAEESHRINLHKDHRKDAKATEADDAS
- a CDS encoding anthranilate synthase component I family protein; this translates as MMHRSPTLGTPLVTEMDERFRPEGVFERLANLPHVLWLDSARQGDTLGRYSFLMADPIEVIQAGPLQMEAALARLSELEKSFRLDNVAELPPFQGGAAGYFSYDLNRAFEKVPETRFNEFHLPLLSFGIYDWVAAWDHVQGKGWLFSTGFPEVDLEKRQSRAKAKADEVLGMFDCEAPRLEPAKPGRVIPANDLASCYACPEFPDVMSNFPKDDYLEAVRKSVEYIHSGDIFQVNLAQRLILEAKTSSPLLYLKLREKNPAPFAGYYDFGAGQIVSASPERFISVRDRTIESRPIKGTRRRSGRPELDMFWADELIRSKKDRAENVMIVDLLRNDLSRICRPESVEVTSLCGLETYQTVQHLVSIIVGELEDGVGVREILESIFPGGSITGAPKIRAMEIISELEPTARGPYCGSLGYIGFDGSIDWNILIRTVIASAGWWQFPVGGGIVADSDPLREYEETWHKALGLLHAVLDE
- a CDS encoding anthranilate synthase component II; protein product: MILVIDNYDSFVHNLARYFRQLGQETVVRRNDAISVEEIKQIRPVAIVLSPGPCTPTESGICMDVVRQLQSEIPILGVCLGHQAIVEALGGRVVRSNRPMHGQASQITHDGTGVFRELPSPMQVGRYHSLIAEKESLPACLRIDAQTEDGTIMAVSHPSLPVVGVQFHPESVLTEHGYALLANFLQMAGLASPPKVNVAMPKIAIPGGAAFAEGDVYWSQEL
- a CDS encoding DUF447 domain-containing protein, which produces MLTTQNADGTVNVAPMGPCVDDQFTRFLLRPFPGSRTYENLLRTRQATFHVTDDVEMIAQAAVGDLHQPPAFLADCEAGYHVLAGCCRWYRLEADQIDTSGERAALNCRVVRQGHIRDFFGLNRAKHAVLELAILTTRVHILSAVEIDQAIATMMPWVEKTGGDAEVRAWEFLRTTIQERRIAARESS